A genomic window from Terriglobia bacterium includes:
- a CDS encoding CocE/NonD family hydrolase translates to MRRTVLRGIAAFLVCFCGAHAASAQLPVASFPAPAPQYEIRVEKSVRVPMRDSVLLSTDLYFPVTANPVDRFAVTKIKDRFPVILIRTPYDKNAEWNVANARRFAGQGYVVAVQDVRGKYESGGSFTVSAADTEDGTATVEWLAEQPWSSGKIGTTGCSYSGENQVEMAKNRSVHHLAMIPQAASGALQYFGARRGGAFELAASADWFLSNGVKERPRAAPGASPPAGFTPPKVDWPVLWRSLPLKGLMSRAEMPATDWDDFVAHPEGDPWWRTLGYVTSADKFDVPALFVDSWYDYGAGDTFRLLDLLQKNSESQLARDNQFVVIAPTTHCRYEQATEHTVVGTRDLGDARFDLFGLYLAWFDHWLKGADNGVQKMPKVQLFVMGKNEWRGENEWPLARTQFMQVYLSSEGHANSRFGDGVLSLDRPAEETPDHYVYDPRSPVPSTGGPDWGAALGDLKSGAVDQSDVEMRQDVLVYTTPLLEKGAEVTGPVEVVLYVSSDAPDTDFTAKLVDVYPDGTAYNVQEGIQRARYREGYDKPAFLKPGETYELHINLNATSNYFGPGHRIRLEISSSNFPRFDRNLNTGGANFDGAVWHVARNTVYHSGSHVSYILLPVIP, encoded by the coding sequence ATGCGCCGTACCGTTCTTCGAGGAATCGCCGCGTTTCTCGTTTGCTTCTGCGGCGCGCACGCGGCTTCCGCGCAGCTCCCCGTGGCCTCCTTTCCTGCCCCCGCGCCGCAGTATGAAATCCGCGTCGAAAAGAGCGTACGCGTGCCCATGCGCGACTCCGTGCTCCTCTCCACCGATCTCTATTTCCCGGTGACCGCGAACCCTGTTGACCGCTTCGCGGTCACAAAGATAAAGGATCGCTTCCCCGTCATCCTCATTCGCACTCCCTACGACAAAAACGCGGAATGGAACGTCGCCAACGCCCGGCGCTTTGCCGGGCAGGGCTACGTCGTCGCCGTGCAGGACGTGCGCGGGAAATATGAATCCGGAGGCAGTTTCACCGTTTCCGCCGCGGACACCGAGGACGGCACGGCTACTGTCGAGTGGCTGGCCGAACAGCCCTGGTCCTCCGGGAAGATCGGCACCACGGGCTGCTCCTATTCCGGCGAAAACCAGGTGGAGATGGCCAAGAACCGCAGCGTGCACCATCTGGCGATGATCCCCCAGGCCGCCAGCGGCGCCCTGCAGTATTTCGGCGCGCGGCGCGGCGGCGCCTTCGAGCTGGCGGCGAGCGCGGACTGGTTTCTCTCGAACGGCGTAAAGGAGCGGCCGCGGGCAGCGCCCGGGGCGTCCCCTCCGGCCGGATTCACTCCGCCGAAAGTAGACTGGCCCGTGCTCTGGCGGAGCCTGCCGCTGAAGGGCCTGATGAGCCGCGCGGAAATGCCCGCGACAGACTGGGACGACTTCGTCGCGCACCCCGAGGGCGATCCCTGGTGGCGCACCCTCGGCTACGTCACCAGCGCGGACAAGTTCGATGTGCCCGCCCTGTTCGTGGATTCCTGGTACGACTACGGCGCGGGCGACACCTTCCGCCTCCTGGACCTGCTGCAGAAAAACAGCGAGAGCCAGCTCGCCCGCGACAATCAGTTCGTCGTCATCGCACCCACCACGCACTGCCGCTACGAGCAGGCCACGGAGCATACCGTGGTGGGTACGCGCGATCTCGGCGACGCGCGCTTCGATCTTTTCGGTCTCTATCTCGCCTGGTTCGACCACTGGCTCAAGGGCGCGGACAACGGCGTCCAGAAAATGCCCAAGGTGCAGCTCTTCGTCATGGGCAAGAATGAGTGGCGCGGCGAAAACGAGTGGCCTCTGGCCCGCACCCAGTTCATGCAGGTCTACCTGAGCAGCGAGGGGCATGCCAACAGCCGCTTTGGCGACGGCGTTCTTTCCCTCGACCGCCCCGCGGAGGAAACTCCCGACCACTATGTCTACGATCCGCGCTCGCCCGTGCCCTCCACCGGTGGACCGGACTGGGGCGCAGCCCTGGGCGACCTGAAATCCGGCGCCGTGGATCAGTCCGACGTCGAGATGCGCCAGGATGTCCTCGTTTACACCACGCCGCTCCTCGAAAAGGGCGCCGAAGTGACCGGCCCGGTCGAGGTCGTCCTCTACGTCAGCTCGGACGCTCCGGACACGGACTTCACCGCCAAGCTCGTGGACGTCTATCCCGACGGCACCGCCTACAACGTGCAGGAAGGCATCCAGCGCGCGCGCTACCGCGAGGGCTACGACAAGCCGGCGTTCCTGAAGCCCGGCGAAACCTACGAGCTGCACATCAACCTCAACGCCACCAGCAATTACTTCGGCCCCGGCCACCGCATCCGCCTGGAAATCTCTTCCAGCAACTTTCCGCGCTTCGACCGCAACCTCAACACCGGCGGCGCCAACTTTGACGGAGCGGTCTGGCATGTGGCCCGCAACACCGTTTACCACTCCGGCTCCCACGTCTCCTATATCCTCCTGCCGGTCATCCCCTGA
- a CDS encoding acyl carrier protein, with amino-acid sequence MRTLEQTTQEVLALAAQHFHVPLETLAPNDDFFKKLGIDSLQALELLTRLENHFGIELPDYEVQGVSDFRTLADRIQARL; translated from the coding sequence ATGCGTACACTGGAGCAGACCACGCAGGAAGTCCTCGCCCTGGCGGCTCAGCATTTCCACGTGCCCCTCGAGACGCTGGCGCCGAACGACGACTTCTTCAAGAAGCTGGGCATTGACAGCCTGCAGGCCCTCGAGCTGCTCACCCGCCTCGAAAACCATTTCGGCATCGAGCTCCCCGACTACGAAGTGCAGGGCGTCAGCGATTTCCGCACCCTCGCTGACCGCATCCAGGCCCGCCTGTAA
- a CDS encoding AMP-binding protein yields MLDLTKYESLGAALHDALGRFAGEVCLIEADREKEKERLTYRDFQQCAFPLARALQDAGFAAAARASIIMTNQSKWLISAAAIFFRGGVLVPLDYKLTPAEHWQLLKHSGATVLITEYPIWRQLSAAPGRAECAVRTILVSEAPPNADLAGAQRWEEFRGAGEPEFLLRQRSDAACIVYSSGTGGQPKGCVMTHENYLAQCVALTALYPFWPGVRYLSILPTNHAIDFMVGFIGPFTCGAAVVHLRTLRPEYVREAFPKYKITYVSLVPLVLKNLQKGLQARFAALPPLKRRVLNAMIALNKLLTRDHPRLALSRLLLKQVHAAFGGELRAIIVGGAFTEPQTLQFFYDLGIPVANGYGLTEACTAITVNDLRPFRADTVGKPLPGMEVRIVKPDAEGIGEVAVRGRTVMSGYLNEPELTAETIVDGWLMTGDLGRLDATGHLQLFGRKKNMIVTEEGKNIYPEDIENVFEGLPVREFCVFAANYIWPRRSLSGEQLVLVLHLEPGQSFSPELQSEINARNSRLLNYKRIHGVVLWAEDFPRTASLKIKRNLLAERIAQLDRDAAMQPL; encoded by the coding sequence ATGCTGGACCTCACCAAGTATGAGTCGCTCGGCGCGGCTCTGCACGATGCCCTCGGCCGTTTTGCCGGGGAAGTCTGTCTGATCGAGGCGGACCGCGAGAAAGAGAAAGAGCGGCTCACCTACCGTGATTTCCAGCAGTGTGCGTTCCCGCTCGCCCGGGCCCTGCAGGACGCTGGTTTTGCCGCCGCCGCTCGCGCCTCGATTATCATGACCAATCAGTCTAAGTGGCTGATTTCCGCTGCGGCCATCTTCTTCCGCGGCGGCGTCCTGGTGCCCCTTGATTACAAGCTCACCCCCGCCGAGCACTGGCAGCTGCTGAAGCACTCCGGCGCCACGGTGCTGATCACCGAATACCCCATCTGGCGGCAGCTCTCCGCCGCGCCCGGCCGCGCCGAGTGCGCCGTGCGCACGATCCTCGTCAGCGAAGCACCGCCGAACGCGGACCTCGCCGGTGCGCAGCGCTGGGAGGAGTTCCGCGGCGCGGGCGAACCGGAGTTTCTCCTGCGCCAGCGCAGCGATGCGGCCTGCATCGTCTATTCCTCTGGCACGGGCGGGCAGCCCAAGGGCTGCGTGATGACCCACGAGAACTATCTCGCGCAGTGCGTCGCGCTCACCGCGCTCTATCCCTTCTGGCCCGGCGTGCGCTACCTGAGCATTCTCCCCACCAACCACGCCATCGACTTCATGGTCGGCTTCATCGGCCCTTTCACCTGCGGCGCCGCTGTCGTGCACCTGCGCACCCTCCGCCCCGAATACGTCCGCGAGGCTTTCCCGAAGTACAAAATCACCTATGTCAGCCTGGTGCCGCTGGTCCTGAAGAATCTGCAGAAGGGCCTGCAGGCGCGCTTTGCCGCGCTGCCACCGCTCAAGCGCCGGGTGCTCAACGCCATGATCGCCCTGAACAAGCTGCTTACGCGGGATCATCCGCGCCTCGCCCTCAGCCGCCTGCTGCTCAAGCAGGTGCATGCGGCGTTCGGCGGCGAGCTCCGCGCCATCATCGTTGGCGGCGCGTTCACCGAGCCGCAGACGTTGCAGTTCTTCTATGACCTGGGCATTCCCGTGGCCAACGGTTACGGCCTCACCGAGGCCTGCACGGCCATCACCGTGAACGACCTCCGGCCGTTCCGCGCAGACACCGTGGGCAAGCCGCTCCCCGGCATGGAAGTGCGCATCGTCAAGCCGGACGCCGAAGGCATCGGGGAAGTGGCCGTGCGCGGCCGCACCGTCATGTCCGGCTACCTCAACGAGCCGGAGCTGACGGCCGAAACCATCGTGGACGGCTGGTTGATGACCGGCGACCTCGGGCGGCTCGACGCCACCGGCCACCTGCAGCTTTTCGGCCGCAAGAAAAACATGATCGTCACCGAGGAAGGGAAGAACATCTACCCCGAGGACATCGAGAACGTCTTCGAGGGCCTCCCGGTCAGGGAGTTCTGTGTCTTTGCCGCCAACTACATCTGGCCGCGGCGCTCCCTGAGCGGCGAGCAGCTCGTCCTGGTGCTGCATCTCGAGCCCGGGCAGTCCTTCTCCCCCGAGCTGCAGTCCGAAATCAATGCCCGCAACAGCCGCCTGCTCAATTACAAGCGCATCCACGGCGTGGTATTGTGGGCCGAGGATTTTCCCCGTACGGCCTCGTTGAAGATCAAACGCAATCTTCTCGCCGAGCGGATCGCGCAGCTGGACCGCGACGCCGCCATGCAGCCCCTGTGA
- a CDS encoding diacylglycerol kinase family lipid kinase, whose product MKEHFFAIVNPAAGGGRSAKLAGPALARLRDAGVRVDVIASTGPGHAIELAHEGYRQGYRQFLAVGGDGTAHEIVNGIFAADPAPDRVALAFLPLGTGNSFLRDFSENGAEAAMQALLAGRTRRCDLLRLTHATGTLYSINLLSVGFTADVGALANRRFKRLGELGYLLGVFVRVLQLRRRAFPLRCDAGTEWDTRRCLFLAFCNSKFTGGTMLIAPQADPTDGLIEYVRWGPIGRFGLVRMLPRLYDGTHIQHPLASRRAVRRVEFNLPAPVDVLVDGEVFTLDCHSLDILPAAVDVYI is encoded by the coding sequence GTGAAGGAACACTTTTTCGCCATCGTGAATCCCGCCGCCGGCGGCGGCCGCTCGGCCAAGCTGGCCGGCCCGGCGCTCGCGCGCCTGCGCGATGCCGGCGTGCGCGTGGACGTCATCGCTTCGACCGGACCCGGGCATGCCATCGAGCTGGCCCACGAGGGCTACCGGCAGGGCTACCGCCAGTTCCTGGCGGTGGGCGGCGACGGCACGGCCCACGAAATCGTCAACGGCATCTTTGCCGCGGACCCTGCTCCCGACCGCGTAGCGCTGGCTTTCCTCCCGCTCGGCACGGGCAACTCCTTTCTCCGCGATTTCTCCGAAAACGGCGCGGAGGCCGCCATGCAGGCGCTCCTCGCGGGCCGCACGCGCCGCTGCGATCTTCTCCGCCTCACGCACGCCACGGGCACGCTCTATTCCATCAATCTTCTGAGCGTGGGGTTCACCGCGGACGTGGGTGCGCTCGCCAACCGCCGCTTCAAGCGCCTCGGCGAGTTGGGCTATCTGCTCGGCGTCTTCGTGCGCGTCCTGCAGTTGCGCCGCCGCGCTTTCCCTTTGCGCTGCGACGCCGGCACCGAGTGGGACACGCGCCGCTGCCTGTTTCTCGCCTTCTGCAACAGCAAATTCACCGGCGGCACGATGCTCATCGCTCCCCAGGCCGACCCCACCGACGGCCTCATCGAGTACGTGCGCTGGGGGCCCATCGGCCGCTTCGGGCTGGTGCGCATGCTTCCCCGCCTCTATGACGGCACGCACATCCAGCACCCGCTGGCCTCGCGCCGCGCCGTGCGCCGCGTGGAATTCAATCTTCCCGCGCCCGTGGACGTTCTCGTGGACGGCGAAGTTTTCACCCTCGACTGCCATTCTCTGGATATTCTTCCCGCCGCCGTGGACGTTTACATATGA
- a CDS encoding 1-acyl-sn-glycerol-3-phosphate acyltransferase produces the protein MRSAWPAVRSVLLWLVSGLHFFTFVPVLILLAAVLDPRKHDWLQRGLCRRIVFLAGAKLVVHRAPGFDPQRTSFFMVNHVNLFDPFVLYSALPQFVRGWELESHFKIPVYGWLMKRFGNVPVPDVRRPSDLKRMWRLTQAAIDGGTSLIVFPEAKRTRDGRLSEFQVGGFRVVQQLGVPVVPVTVVGSFEHHRTGDWMLRPATITVYIHDTIETTGLTKDDVPALRDRVRAVIAAPLEEWLKKTRG, from the coding sequence ATGAGAAGCGCGTGGCCGGCCGTGCGCAGCGTGCTGTTGTGGCTGGTCAGCGGGCTGCATTTTTTCACCTTCGTTCCGGTCCTCATCCTGCTGGCCGCGGTGCTCGACCCGCGCAAGCATGACTGGCTGCAGCGCGGCCTCTGCCGCCGCATCGTCTTTCTGGCCGGCGCGAAACTTGTCGTGCACCGCGCCCCCGGCTTCGATCCCCAGCGCACCTCCTTCTTCATGGTCAATCACGTCAACCTCTTCGATCCCTTCGTGCTGTATAGCGCGCTGCCGCAATTCGTCCGCGGCTGGGAGCTGGAGTCGCATTTCAAGATTCCCGTGTATGGCTGGCTGATGAAGCGCTTCGGCAACGTTCCCGTGCCGGACGTGCGCCGCCCCTCCGACCTCAAGCGCATGTGGCGGCTCACGCAGGCGGCCATTGACGGCGGCACCAGCCTCATCGTCTTCCCGGAGGCCAAGCGCACCCGTGACGGCCGCCTCAGCGAATTTCAGGTCGGCGGTTTCCGCGTCGTGCAGCAGCTCGGCGTACCCGTCGTTCCCGTCACCGTGGTCGGCTCGTTCGAACACCATCGCACCGGCGACTGGATGCTCCGCCCCGCCACCATCACCGTCTACATTCACGACACCATTGAGACCACAGGCCTCACCAAGGACGATGTTCCCGCGCTGCGCGACCGCGTCCGCGCGGTCATCGCCGCCCCGCTGGAGGAATGGTTGAAAAAAACGAGAGGGTAG
- a CDS encoding CDP-alcohol phosphatidyltransferase family protein — translation MATFTGAIGTGSKWLLDKIVGALAATGINPNFLTFLGLVVNFGAAAMFATGRFRTGAIIIFFAGFLDMLDGQVARRQNRVTAFGAFYDSTLDRYADMALYMGLLVYYSVSGRTPYVALAAVATAGSVMVSYARARAESLIPLCKAGFMERPERLVLLIIGGMFNRMGPVLWVIAVVSTITVIHRIVFTWQETRAGRTLPGIKLSL, via the coding sequence ATGGCTACGTTCACAGGAGCGATCGGCACCGGCAGCAAATGGCTGCTCGACAAGATTGTGGGGGCGCTGGCGGCGACCGGGATCAACCCCAACTTCCTGACCTTCCTCGGGCTGGTGGTGAATTTCGGAGCGGCGGCGATGTTCGCCACGGGGCGCTTTCGCACCGGGGCGATCATCATTTTCTTCGCGGGCTTCCTGGACATGCTGGACGGGCAGGTGGCGCGGCGGCAGAACCGGGTGACGGCCTTCGGGGCGTTCTACGACTCGACGCTGGACCGCTACGCGGACATGGCGCTGTACATGGGGCTGCTGGTCTATTATTCGGTGAGCGGGCGGACGCCCTACGTGGCGCTGGCGGCAGTGGCAACGGCGGGTTCGGTGATGGTGAGCTACGCGCGGGCGCGCGCGGAATCGCTGATCCCGCTGTGCAAGGCGGGCTTCATGGAGCGGCCGGAGCGGCTGGTGCTGCTGATCATCGGGGGGATGTTCAACCGCATGGGGCCGGTGCTGTGGGTAATTGCAGTGGTGTCGACGATCACGGTGATCCACCGGATCGTCTTCACGTGGCAGGAAACGCGCGCCGGGCGCACCCTGCCCGGGATCAAGCTGAGCCTCTGA
- a CDS encoding gluconate 2-dehydrogenase subunit 3 family protein, whose amino-acid sequence MQSVFARRRFLAQGLRGIPAAWLALHWPEIASAAQHGHEAVRSSAPPKFEVFSAEDAVEIAAAAARIIPTDDLPGAREAGVAYFIDRALKTFAADSLKTYQKGLPEMQAKVRAMLPGTEKFSAATPEQQDAVLHAMEDQTHQGWGPFDPGSAEPSFLAVLRVHTIAGFLANPLRGGNPGGVGWRFIGREDEHSFDPPFGYYDKDYPGWQPVTRETEKK is encoded by the coding sequence ATGCAATCTGTATTCGCACGCCGCCGCTTCCTCGCCCAGGGGCTGAGGGGCATCCCGGCGGCTTGGCTCGCTCTCCACTGGCCGGAAATCGCTTCCGCCGCACAGCACGGCCACGAAGCTGTCCGTTCCTCCGCCCCGCCGAAATTTGAGGTTTTCTCTGCCGAAGACGCCGTGGAAATTGCAGCCGCGGCCGCGCGCATCATTCCCACCGACGACCTGCCGGGCGCGCGCGAAGCCGGAGTTGCTTACTTCATCGACCGCGCCCTGAAGACCTTTGCCGCCGATTCCCTCAAGACCTACCAAAAGGGGCTCCCGGAAATGCAGGCCAAGGTCCGCGCCATGCTTCCCGGCACAGAAAAATTCTCCGCAGCCACACCGGAGCAGCAGGATGCGGTCCTGCACGCCATGGAAGATCAGACTCATCAAGGCTGGGGACCCTTTGATCCGGGATCCGCCGAGCCCTCCTTTCTGGCTGTGCTGCGCGTTCACACCATCGCCGGTTTTCTGGCCAATCCTTTGCGCGGCGGCAACCCCGGCGGGGTAGGCTGGCGCTTCATCGGCCGCGAAGACGAGCACTCCTTTGACCCGCCCTTCGGCTATTACGACAAGGATTATCCCGGCTGGCAGCCGGTTACCCGGGAGACAGAAAAGAAATGA
- a CDS encoding GMC family oxidoreductase, whose protein sequence is MKPVQPLYKTSDEVDFVIIGSGAAGGVMAKELAANGFRVVVLEQGPYRTEADFSHDEIEVLNEHALTNDWKSQPNTFRKTPGEQAKQQPAVIYGRCVGGSSVHFTANFWRFHEIDFIERSKLGAIPGTGFADWPITYADLEPYYTKVEWEIGVSGLAGASPFDPPRSKPYPMPPLPVKSSGVIFERAARKLGWNPFPAPMAILSQPRAGRSACIHCGSCEFFGCEVGAKSTSLSSVIPMALKTGRCEIRPNCYVHRIETNAAGRVTGAVYFDSQRHAHLQRARTVIVCANGAETPRLLLLSASKQFPNGLANSSGLVGKYLMLNGGSFALGVFEHPLNDYKGFAVSRVLHDFYELDTRKLGFYGGGGLDARFDLPPISFALAALPPGTPPWGKGFKDVLRDSYTRTMQVMGHSTSLPVESNSFSLDPGLKDAWGLPALRMTYKDHPDDLQTMHWINDRALELLEAAGARKKWHFPIEESEIAVHLLGTCRMGKDPKSSVINPDHRTHDVPNLFLCDGSSLVTSGRGQPTMTIQALAYRAADRITALAKRGAL, encoded by the coding sequence ATGAAGCCTGTCCAGCCGCTTTACAAGACCTCGGACGAGGTGGATTTCGTCATCATCGGCTCCGGCGCCGCGGGTGGGGTCATGGCCAAAGAGCTTGCCGCCAACGGTTTTCGCGTCGTGGTCCTCGAACAAGGGCCCTATCGGACCGAAGCGGACTTCTCCCACGATGAAATAGAAGTTCTCAACGAACACGCGCTGACCAACGACTGGAAGTCCCAGCCCAACACGTTCCGCAAGACCCCCGGGGAGCAAGCCAAGCAGCAGCCCGCGGTCATCTATGGCCGCTGCGTCGGTGGCAGCAGCGTCCATTTCACCGCCAATTTCTGGCGCTTCCACGAAATCGACTTCATCGAGCGCAGCAAGCTCGGCGCCATCCCCGGCACCGGCTTTGCCGACTGGCCCATTACCTACGCCGACCTCGAGCCCTACTACACCAAGGTCGAATGGGAGATCGGGGTTTCCGGCCTCGCCGGCGCCAGCCCCTTCGATCCCCCGCGCTCCAAGCCCTATCCCATGCCGCCCCTGCCGGTGAAATCCTCCGGCGTGATCTTCGAGCGGGCCGCCCGCAAGCTCGGCTGGAATCCGTTTCCCGCGCCGATGGCCATCCTTTCCCAGCCGCGCGCCGGCCGCAGCGCCTGCATTCATTGTGGCTCGTGCGAATTCTTCGGCTGCGAGGTCGGGGCGAAGTCCACCTCCTTGTCCAGCGTAATCCCCATGGCCCTGAAGACCGGCCGCTGCGAGATTCGCCCCAATTGCTATGTGCACCGCATCGAGACCAATGCCGCCGGGCGCGTCACCGGCGCCGTCTATTTCGATTCCCAGCGCCATGCCCATCTGCAGCGCGCCAGGACCGTCATCGTCTGTGCCAACGGAGCGGAAACCCCGCGTTTACTTCTTCTCTCCGCCAGCAAACAGTTTCCCAACGGCCTGGCCAACTCCAGCGGCCTGGTCGGCAAATACCTCATGCTCAATGGCGGATCCTTCGCGCTCGGCGTTTTCGAACACCCTCTCAACGACTACAAGGGTTTTGCCGTCAGCCGCGTCCTCCATGATTTTTACGAGCTGGACACGCGGAAGCTCGGCTTTTACGGAGGAGGCGGTCTGGATGCCCGGTTTGATCTTCCGCCCATCTCCTTCGCCCTGGCTGCTCTTCCTCCTGGAACGCCGCCGTGGGGCAAGGGCTTCAAGGACGTCCTGCGGGACTCCTACACCCGGACCATGCAGGTCATGGGACACAGCACTTCGCTCCCGGTTGAGTCCAACAGCTTTTCACTCGACCCCGGCCTGAAGGACGCCTGGGGGCTTCCCGCGCTGCGCATGACCTACAAGGATCATCCCGACGATCTCCAGACCATGCACTGGATCAATGACCGCGCGCTCGAATTGCTGGAGGCCGCCGGGGCCCGCAAGAAGTGGCACTTCCCGATCGAGGAAAGCGAGATCGCCGTTCATCTGCTGGGCACCTGCCGTATGGGCAAGGACCCGAAATCTTCGGTGATCAATCCCGATCACCGCACCCACGACGTGCCCAATCTTTTCCTCTGCGATGGCAGCAGCCTGGTCACCTCCGGCCGCGGCCAGCCCACTATGACCATCCAGGCGCTGGCCTATCGCGCCGCCGACCGCATCACCGCCCTCGCCAAACGCGGCGCGCTCTAG
- a CDS encoding PilZ domain-containing protein — MQSGRHRARRYPFAARIELIDLQSEAETQGQTRDLSLFGCSVNTLKPWKVGTRVRVRILHKGVVFVALGRVANTRANAGMGVIFTTIEAKNQMSLEKWIDELRGQ; from the coding sequence ATGCAATCCGGACGACACCGCGCACGCCGATACCCCTTCGCCGCCAGAATTGAGCTGATTGACCTGCAATCAGAAGCTGAGACGCAAGGGCAAACCAGAGACCTAAGCCTGTTTGGCTGCAGCGTGAACACGTTAAAACCCTGGAAGGTAGGAACAAGAGTCCGAGTCAGAATCCTGCACAAGGGTGTCGTCTTCGTGGCTTTGGGCCGGGTAGCGAATACTCGGGCAAATGCCGGCATGGGGGTGATCTTCACCACCATCGAAGCGAAGAATCAGATGTCTCTCGAGAAGTGGATCGATGAGCTGAGAGGGCAGTGA
- a CDS encoding PilZ domain-containing protein, giving the protein MPILHFRSVERRRTARVTLPIRLVVSGHTETSEKFSVKTRSLSVSGHGGLLSLDATVVVGQTFQLINENNQREAECKVVSIRRGRDGKTNVAFEFVDPQTNFWNMFFPAVEVKPLRRAGPSRISVCD; this is encoded by the coding sequence ATGCCAATCCTTCACTTCCGTAGCGTAGAACGCCGCCGTACCGCGCGAGTGACACTTCCTATCAGGTTGGTAGTCTCCGGCCACACAGAGACGAGCGAGAAATTCAGTGTCAAGACGCGTTCTCTCTCTGTGAGTGGCCATGGCGGGTTGCTGTCGCTCGATGCCACAGTGGTTGTCGGGCAGACGTTCCAGTTGATCAACGAAAATAATCAGCGGGAAGCGGAGTGCAAAGTCGTCTCCATTCGGCGGGGCCGTGACGGCAAGACGAATGTGGCATTCGAATTCGTAGATCCGCAAACAAACTTTTGGAATATGTTTTTCCCGGCCGTGGAGGTGAAACCATTGCGACGGGCGGGGCCTTCGAGAATTTCCGTGTGCGATTGA
- a CDS encoding DUF3467 domain-containing protein yields MEEQRQVQIKADEKELQGQYSNLVMIHHNVEEFTLNYIYIFPNGAQGKLLASMIVSPAHAKRIHRALGENIARYEAQFGTIKEAPEGGTPVPNVGFVQ; encoded by the coding sequence ATGGAAGAACAGAGGCAGGTACAAATCAAGGCGGACGAAAAAGAGCTGCAGGGGCAATACAGCAACCTGGTGATGATCCACCACAACGTGGAGGAGTTCACGCTCAACTACATCTACATTTTCCCCAACGGCGCGCAGGGCAAGCTGCTGGCGAGCATGATCGTCAGCCCGGCGCACGCCAAGCGCATCCACCGGGCGCTGGGGGAGAACATCGCGCGCTATGAGGCGCAGTTTGGCACCATCAAAGAGGCGCCGGAGGGAGGCACGCCGGTGCCCAACGTGGGGTTTGTGCAGTAG